The DNA segment CAGAACCAGAATGGCCTTGCCTAAGCGGGTTTTGACGTGAGAAAAATATTCTGTTTCCCGCTCCGCCGGAATCACGAACAACTCGGCAATGCCGATCTTGAGCGGATTGCGGGCCTTGACCTTGTAACTGCAAAGGATGGACAGCGGCACCATCACGGTACGCGACCAATAGGAAACCTTGTCGATATGAAACGGAAACCAGTTGGGCAGCAACATGATTTCCACCGGGATAAACGGCGTGGCGCGCCAGGGCACCTGCTCGAACATGGCCAGCATGATACGGGTGAATACGTTGGCCTTGGCAGCCCCTCCCCGAGCCAAAATCCAGACTCTGGCCCGGCGCATATGCGCCGCATCCGGCGAATCGCCGGCCAGCTTCATCGCATAATAGGCTTTGATGGTGCAACTGATGTCGCCCTCTCCGCCCGTATAAAGCGGATAACCGCCGTCGTCACTTTGTTTACCGCGCAGAAAATTGGCGATCTTGGCTTGCAGCGGCTTGTCGATTTCGGCCATGTAGTGCATCATCAGGATGTATTCGGCCGGTATGGTGCAGTCCGCTTCCAATTCGAACACCCAATAGCCATCGTGGTTTTGCAAACCCAGCAAGCGGATTTTAGCTAACGCAATGGCCCTATCCAGGCTTGACGATGAATAACAGCTATCTGGGTGTCCTGAATCCGAACCGGACAGCGAAGAAGTTTCTGTTAGCATGGTTTAGTTCTCTGATTTTACTGGTCTGGTAGGGATTTTCGCCGGCGTCCGGCATGCCTGTTGGCGGGTCAAAAAAAACCGCCGCAACAGGAGGACATTGCCGCGGCGAGTGGCACACATGCCCAAAATAACGGCCTTGAAATTCCGGCGGTTTGCGGCAAAGTCCCCCACCCTGCTTGAATCGCCAGTCAGCAGCTTAGCCGCCGGCCTAGCCACGGTCTGTACGCTGCCGCACATAAAATTATTTTTTCGATTCAACCCTTGGAATTAGCGGTAGAATCAGCCCGACACACAGCGCTAGCATTAAATGACAAACAAACTCCGTGCCGTAGCGAACAGAGCGGAATTTATCGACTCACTACCATCATTCGCAGGTTATACTAAGTTTCATAGCTTGGGCCATTCTGATTAATCCTAAAAAAATAACAAAGGAAGCTGATGACCGAACATGACAACCCTCGCCAGAATCATTTGCTGAACGCCTTGTCGGAAGCCGAATACGCAGAGTTGTTGCCGCATCTGGAAGCGGTCAAGATGCCGCTCGGCCATGTCATTTACGAATCCGGCGGCGAGCTGCGCCATGTCTATTTCCCCACCACCTGCATCGTATCGTTACTCTATGTGATGGAAAACGGCGCATCGGCGGAAATCGCCGTGGCCGGCAACGATGGCCTGATCGGCGTCGCCCTGTTCATGGGCGGCAACACCATGCCAAATCGGGCGGTGGTGCAGAGCGCGGGCGGTGCCTACCGCATCAAGGGGCCGCTGCTGATGGCTGAATTCAACCGCTCCGGCGGACGCCGTAACGGCTTGCTGCAAAGCCTGCTGCTGCGTTATACCCAAGCCCTGATCACCCAAATGGCGCAAACGGCGGTCTGCAATCGGCATCATTCGGTGGATCAGCAACTGTGCCGCTGGTTGCTGCTGAGCCTGGACCGGCTGCCGACGAATCAATTGAACATGACGCAGGAATTGATCGCCAATATGTTGGGCGTGCGCCGCGAAGGCGTCACCGAGGCAGCCGGCAAATTGCAACTGGCCGGCTTGATTCAATACAGCCGGGGCCACATTACGGTGCTGAACCGGGCCGGACTGGAAGACCGGGTTTGCGAATGCTACCAAGTGGTCAAAGTCGAATCCGACCGACTTCTCCCCCCCCCCCAGATGTCGCTGAGTTAAGGGAGTTGCCTCCTTCCCAGCACGCTTGACTTCGACTACTTCGGCTTTGCTCAGCACAAGTCCGCGTAGGGGCGATTTTAATCTCCCAGGGCGAATGCCCCGTAACAGCGCGTAGCGAATTCGCCCCTTGTATGATGAATTTTAACAACCGATAGCCTAGAAGAACCGATTAAGCTGTCATCGTTCATTGGGAGGCCGTTCGCCCCTGAGGACTGGTAAATACCAGAGCCTGTGCTGTAGATTGGCCCCCGCCCTATTCACCCATACCGTGGAGTATCCGAGGCTTAGAGCCTGCATACACAAGGAAGGTAGGTGCATGCGCAGGGTCGGGAACCGGTGAATAGTGTACTTAACCTTTAACTGAATTAAAAAACGATTATGACGAACCTCCCAATCAATGCCATCGCTGAATCTATCCACCGCCTGTTTGCCGGCGTGGATGTCGGAGCCGATGAATTGGTGCTGGTGATCCGCAAGAACGGCAAGTCGTTCGATCCACAAAAATATGCCAATACCCGCTCTGACCGTGCCCGCTTGGTCAACAAGCTGATCAAGCTGCCGGGCATCAAAGTCTGCCTGGAAGCCACCGGCATTTACCATTTCGACCTGGCAATTGCGTTGCATGACGCCGGTATTCCCGTGATGGTCGTCAATCCCAAGGCCTCGCATAACTTCGCCAAGGTGTTGATGAGAAACAGCAAAACCGATGCCGTTGATGCCAATACCCTGGCCGAATACGTCGAGCGCATGGACTTTGTCGCCTGGACCCGGCCATCGAATCAGACCCTGGCTTTGCGCGGGTTTGCCCGCCGCATTGATGCGCTGACCGGTCAGAAAGCTGCCGCGAAAAACCATCTGCATGCACTGAGTGCGACTCAGGAAACTCCAAAGGCGTTGCTGCGCGATGCCAAGCTGGCGATCAGTCAATTGGAAAAACGCATCGATACCTTGGCCGCCGAAGCGATGACCTTGATCAACCAGCACCCGGAACTCAAGCGTGTTTTTGAGTTGCTGACCGGCATCAAAGGCATTGCCCATACCAGCGCCATTGCTTTGATGGGCGAACTGCTGTTATTGCCACCCAACCTGTCGCATCGCGAATGGGTCAAGTTTGCCGGGCTCGATCCCAAAGCCTTTGAATCCGGCAAAAGCGTACATAAGAAAATGCGGCTGTCCAAGGCGGGTAACCGGCATATTCGCTCGGCATTGTATATGCCGGCCTTGAGCGCCAAACAGCATGATCCCCATGTCAGCGCTTATTTCCAGCACTTGGTCGACAACGGCAAGAAACCTTTACAGGCCGTCTGCGCAGTGATGCGTAAATTACTGCATGCGATCCATGGCATGCTAAAGCACGACCAGCCGTTCGATAACACACGGTTTTATGTCATTCCGACACCCATCATCGCTGAGTGAAAAAGTGATGGAATTTTGTTGACTTGGAACAGAGTATCTACAGAACATTCGAATATCTGGAACCTATTTTTCACGGAATCTTTAGTTAAGTGTCCGGCAAGTTCAAGCTGAAATAACGGACCACAAAAAAGCCGGCGTTAACCGGCTTTGACACTGCGCTAGCAAAACCGGTCGGTTCGGGCGGTTAACGATGCACCCCTACCCGACTGACTTCAAGCTTATTTTTTTTCCAGTTGCATTTCGACTATGCCTTGCTCAACATCGGCTATACCTTGTTGCAAGTTACCGGCCTTGGCTGCCTTGATGGCGGCTTTTAGCTTGGCGTTAGCCCGTTGCAGGCGGATAGAGCTTCCCTTCTCGTTTTGTTCTTTTAAGGCTTCCCAGGCAACGGTGGCGCTGTCGATAAAGGCTTGGGTATCGCCCTTCTTGCCTGCCTCGACCGCGTTGTTGGACAAGGCGATCAGATTGGTAAAGCTTTCATTCAAGGGACTCCCGGCGGCGTGCGCTTGCAGAGAGAGGAAAGACAAAAGCAACGCCATTAAAAAGTATTTAATTTTCATAAATTTACCCGATTATTTGTAGATTGTATAAAAGCGCAAAATGACAAATTTTGGTGGCTTAGCGCTGCTCAAGAAATTGCATAGTGCTCCGAAACCGTGATGATTAAATTGAAACGGATAGGTGCGAACACACTAAGCGCAAATTTACACTCCCGGTTGCTTGGGTGATTCCACCTAAGCTGTATTTAGACTACAGCAGCGCTACGCCAAAGTCTGTACGTTAGGGTACATAGGTCGATTCAGCCCAAAATTTACGGGTGTATCTAAGCTTCAACCGGTCCTCACCATGATTAGCCATAGCCTACGTGCGCTAACATACAGACAAGCAAAATCATTATCGTTAGTCTGACGCCACGCCAGTAAATCCATAGTCCCTGGCAACAAGCGCCGACACCGCGATTAATATCCTCGGCTGCCGAATTCCCTCAAATCACCGCCGGAGAGCGCCCGTGTTGTGTATACCTGCCGTTCCCGCGGCCAACCGCCTCCTAGCCTCTCTGCCCCGCGCCGATCACCAACATTTGCTTAGGCGTTGCGAAGCGGTCGAGCTGGTTTTTGCCGAAGTGCTTTATCTGGCCGGCGAACGCATTCCGCATGTGTATTTTCCGACCGGCAGTTTTATTTCACTGGTAACGCCGGTCGAAAACGGCGGCGGTTTGGAAGTAGGATTAATCGGTAACGAAGGCATGCTGGGCATTACCCTGATGCTGGGCGTCGATATCGCGCCATTTCAGGCGCTAGTTCAAGGAGCCGGGCCGGCACTGCGATTACCGGCGACCCAGTTTTTGGCCGAACTGGAACGCAGTCCCGCATTACAGATGGCGCTAAAACGTTATTTATACGTATCGATGCGGCAACTGGCACAAACCGCGGCCTGTAATCGTTTTCACGTGGTGGAGGCGCGCCTGGCCCGTTGGCTGCTGAAGACACACGACCGGGCTCACGCCGATACCTTTCATGTGACACACATGTTTTTGGCTTACATCATGGGGGTGCGCCGGGTCGGGATTACCAAAGCGGCGCTCTCATTGCAGCAGCAAAAGTTGATCAGTTACCGGCGCGGCGACGTTACCATTCTGGACCGGGCCGGCCTGGAAGCCGCCGCTTGCGGCTGTTATCGAATCGAGAAAGAAACCTACGAACGAATATTGGCTTGTGGCGCGCCGGAAAGCATAACGGGTTAGGCAAGATTTGATCAAGCCCTTGAGGCTTCAGAGCCAAGGGCGATTAAAATCGCCCCTACAATCAATTCAGGGAAATTATTTCCAACCGAATCTTAATTCAAATCCTGCATAACAGCCTTGTCGGCACTCAACGCCGTCCAGCCGACCACGATTCTGTAAACCAACAGTAGCAATGTCGGAATCAAAATGATCAAACTAATTTGCATCTCCACCATCAGCACCAGGCCGGATAGTGCAAATCCCGCCAAAGTGACCCAAACGGTTTTGATTTGCCAGTTAAAATGCGATTCCAGCCAAGTACCTTTGACATCGTTTCGATAAAGAAAATTAATCGCGACACCGACCAATAAGGGTAAGCCGGCAAAGGCAAAAGTGAGTACCTGGCAAATATAGACCGTCCCGGCCAGTTTCTTCAGCGCGGCCATATCACCGTCGGTTTTTGCATTGGTTATTGACATGTTCATAACTCGATACCTCTTGTAAAAGTTGACTTTGAGCAAGGTTAAGGTCCTGCCACGTGAATGGCTGCGGGATTAAGCTTCTGATTTCAATACAAATAACTTCCCCCTTTGAAAAAGGGGGATCGAGGGGGATTTATTAAAAAATCTCCCCCAGCCCCTCTTTATCAAAGAGGGGAGCCAGAATCCCGTGATTCGGAACCAACCGAATTCCGGGAAGTTATTTATAACCATATCCTTAAAAGTGATAATGCGCCCCCAAGCCGACATATTCCACTTTGTCTTTATAAAACTGGCCGCTGGGGGTGTAACCGTTGAAATATTCGACCATGACCTGCAGTTTGCGGCCCATGACTTGTAAATTATCGAATTCGACCCCGGCCCTGGCCGAGACATCGGTACTCCAATCGTTTTCCTCGTAATTCTTGATGTCGGCGGCAATGATGGGCCGCATGTTGGCAAATTCAAAGCGCCATGGGCTCCTAAACTCGATACCGTATTGGGCCGACCATTTTTTCAGCTCGGTGGGTTCTCTATGAAACAAGCCGCCGCCGCCGCCATAGACTCGCACGCCATAGGGAAGCTCATAGGACAGTTTCAGGTCCACGCCTTCGTAACTGAGGTTCACCCGCTCGAATTTGGTGTTGACCTTGCGCAGTAAAAATTCGTCGCCCAGATGCGAACTCTGGTGGAACAGTCGGCCGAAGGCGGAAAATTGACCGGCCCGCACGCTGGAATAGAGGGATGCGATGAAATCGGTATTGACCAGATCGGACGATGAGGCACCCAGATTGAAATCGCTAAACAC comes from the Methylomonas sp. LL1 genome and includes:
- a CDS encoding IS110 family transposase; translation: MTNLPINAIAESIHRLFAGVDVGADELVLVIRKNGKSFDPQKYANTRSDRARLVNKLIKLPGIKVCLEATGIYHFDLAIALHDAGIPVMVVNPKASHNFAKVLMRNSKTDAVDANTLAEYVERMDFVAWTRPSNQTLALRGFARRIDALTGQKAAAKNHLHALSATQETPKALLRDAKLAISQLEKRIDTLAAEAMTLINQHPELKRVFELLTGIKGIAHTSAIALMGELLLLPPNLSHREWVKFAGLDPKAFESGKSVHKKMRLSKAGNRHIRSALYMPALSAKQHDPHVSAYFQHLVDNGKKPLQAVCAVMRKLLHAIHGMLKHDQPFDNTRFYVIPTPIIAE
- the smbP gene encoding small metal-binding protein SmbP produces the protein MKIKYFLMALLLSFLSLQAHAAGSPLNESFTNLIALSNNAVEAGKKGDTQAFIDSATVAWEALKEQNEKGSSIRLQRANAKLKAAIKAAKAGNLQQGIADVEQGIVEMQLEKK
- a CDS encoding DUF1207 domain-containing protein; translation: MMTYRRWMAFAAALLVPVSLARATVANDAYIAGYAAAALKHDLKLDMPALAVKDGVITLPVAGLASAERAEAVRVLSAIPGVTAVKVAETTSQQAAEAAAIAGTEAVTTADTLILPTGLLPSGHLFKPLLADPRWAHFSAAYRNYQSDNFDGRDIASVSFGETIPFYRANFGHSSAQWETGIQAGVFSDFNLGASSSDLVNTDFIASLYSSVRAGQFSAFGRLFHQSSHLGDEFLLRKVNTKFERVNLSYEGVDLKLSYELPYGVRVYGGGGGLFHREPTELKKWSAQYGIEFRSPWRFEFANMRPIIAADIKNYEENDWSTDVSARAGVEFDNLQVMGRKLQVMVEYFNGYTPSGQFYKDKVEYVGLGAHYHF
- a CDS encoding DUF4870 family protein — encoded protein: MNMSITNAKTDGDMAALKKLAGTVYICQVLTFAFAGLPLLVGVAINFLYRNDVKGTWLESHFNWQIKTVWVTLAGFALSGLVLMVEMQISLIILIPTLLLLVYRIVVGWTALSADKAVMQDLN
- a CDS encoding Crp/Fnr family transcriptional regulator, translated to MTEHDNPRQNHLLNALSEAEYAELLPHLEAVKMPLGHVIYESGGELRHVYFPTTCIVSLLYVMENGASAEIAVAGNDGLIGVALFMGGNTMPNRAVVQSAGGAYRIKGPLLMAEFNRSGGRRNGLLQSLLLRYTQALITQMAQTAVCNRHHSVDQQLCRWLLLSLDRLPTNQLNMTQELIANMLGVRREGVTEAAGKLQLAGLIQYSRGHITVLNRAGLEDRVCECYQVVKVESDRLLPPPQMSLS
- a CDS encoding Crp/Fnr family transcriptional regulator, translated to MLCIPAVPAANRLLASLPRADHQHLLRRCEAVELVFAEVLYLAGERIPHVYFPTGSFISLVTPVENGGGLEVGLIGNEGMLGITLMLGVDIAPFQALVQGAGPALRLPATQFLAELERSPALQMALKRYLYVSMRQLAQTAACNRFHVVEARLARWLLKTHDRAHADTFHVTHMFLAYIMGVRRVGITKAALSLQQQKLISYRRGDVTILDRAGLEAAACGCYRIEKETYERILACGAPESITG